In Citrus sinensis cultivar Valencia sweet orange chromosome 2, DVS_A1.0, whole genome shotgun sequence, a single genomic region encodes these proteins:
- the LOC127900391 gene encoding UDP-glycosyltransferase 92A1-like — translation MLQSLLQTLVNTPLNLKRLKSSLPQNSSIHLLEIPFNSIEHDLPPCTENTDSIPHHLFPRFLQASASLEPHFKKLISELVNEQNGQKPLCIITDSFLGWCKETAQEYGIFHAIFIGGGGFGFACFYSLWVNLPHRKTDADKFLLPDFPEASTLHVTQMSLSLRAADGSDSLSVLSKELFLQWKDADGILVNTVEELDKIGLMYFKRKFGRPVWPIGPVLLSTESRGGAGKEYGISAELCKKWLDTKPYSSVLYVSFGSQNTIAASQMMQLAMALEASGKNFIWVVRPPIGFDINSEFKAKEWLPQGFEEKIKGSGQGLVVHKWAPQVEILSHRTISAFLSHCGWNSVLEALSHGVPIIGWPLAGEQFYNSKLLEEEIGVCVEVARGLTCEVLKEDLSAKIELAMNETEKGTDLRNKAKEVKVIIKNAVRNEDNFKGPSVKAMDQFLNAALIMRQMEKGASKNEV, via the coding sequence atgttacaatctctcttacaaACTCTTGTTAACACCCCTTTAAACCTCAAGAGACTCAAATCATCTCTCCCACAAAATTCCTCCATTCACCTTCTTGAAATTCCTTTCAACAGCATAGAGCATGACCTCCCTCCTTGTACTGAAAACACAGACTCTATTCCACATCATCTCTTTCCAAGATTCCTTCAAGCATCAGCATCGCTCGAACCCCACTTCAAGAAACTAATCTCTGAACTTGTCAATGAacaaaatggccaaaaaccaCTTTGTATCATCACTGATTCGTTCCTAGGTTGGTGTAAAGAGACAGCACAAGAGTACGGTATTTTTCATGCTATATTCATAGGAGGTGGTGGCTTTGGCTTTGCTTGTTTCTACTCTTTGTGGGTAAACTTGCCTCATCGGAAAACGGATGCCGATAAATTTCTGTTGCCGGATTTTCCTGAAGCTTCAACACTTCATGTAACTCAGATGTCACTTTCCTTACGTGCTGCCGATGGAAGCGATTCTCTTTCAGTGTTGTCTAAGGAGCTGTTTCTTCAATGGAAGGATGCTGACGGAATTTTGGTTAACACGGTCGAAGAACTTGACAAGATTGGACTGATGTAtttcaagagaaaatttgGCCGGCCGGTTTGGCCAATAGGACCTGTTCTTTTGTCCACGGAAAGCAGAGGTGGGGCCGGAAAAGAGTACGGAATCTCTGCAGAGTTGTGTAAAAAATGGCTTGATACAAAGCCGTACAGTTCAGTTCTGTATGTGTCATTTGGTTCGCAAAACACAATAGCCGCATCACAAATGATGCAATTGGCAATGGCTTTAGAGGCCAGTGGCAAGAATTTCATTTGGGTTGTTAGGCCTCCGATTGGCTTTGACATAAATTCTGAGTTTAAAGCCAAAGAGTGGCTGCCTCAaggatttgaagaaaaaatcaaaggtTCAGGACAAGGGCTAGTGGTACACAAATGGGCGCCTCAGGTGGAGATTTTATCTCATAGGACTATATCTGCATTTTTAAGTCACTGCGGATGGAACTCTGTGCTTGAAGCTTTGAGTCATGGGGTGCCCATAATTGGGTGGCCATTAGCAGGAGAGCAGTTTTATAATTCTAAGCTGTTGGAAGAAGAGATTGGGGTTTGTGTCGAGGTTGCAAGAGGGCTTACGTGTGAGGTTTTGAAGGAGGACTTGAGTGCAAAAATTGAGTTGGCGATGAATGAGACTGAGAAAGGAACAGACTTGAGAAACAAAGCTAAAGAGGTGAAGGTGATTATTAAAAATGCTGTAAGAAACGAAGACAATTTTAAGGGGCCTTCTGTGAAAGCCATGGATCAGTTCTTGAATGCTGCATTGATTATGAGACAGATGGAAAAGGGTGCATCAAAGAATGAGGTCTGA